In Paenibacillus hexagrammi, the following are encoded in one genomic region:
- a CDS encoding type 1 glutamine amidotransferase family protein, protein MIDQNNKEPYINVWAGNFYKPAFDDEGFVQYSVKLAKRLGFNSFLLDAKAWEDFRDRYQGLEASQYLKMIEFTIKTLQEHGMSHEFLALYLNGDNLYPNIRFSPPIYGDSVVNPDGSNGKWYRYWSSKAQDSMMEHVQGLLTTYGENGTSVEVNGQIRKPICSMWDPIVAPSFDEEGIARYVDWLSGAYHDDIHAFNQKYGTSFTAFADLAPADYWYELAYRDEAMYTAEDVAGLAPKAVMWADNMKWRKEELCRYFESMQRRFKEWDESLYLCPNLAQWSYFLNIDGSLLSNVGFSDLWDTAMRGLDIYALAPYVDTAHFITVPVTPYGDADPYIVSCQHSMMRAMNDGRGFVGGIYWGRFLYNDIYATVTPCEIVGSIVASGAKGYTSYGMCGLDDGGVLHRMGEDFQDSLAAANQWAKRVIPMIQGNRRKDIALLFPSAMSTFEPMSVDGNKERRMDLLGWFKSCCDAGYSADIIDLVMIEKNYLDNYKVLIISANDCYLLEPNSEAEKRIRDWVHQGGILLHGPADKLVESALSIQGAAHELDCIQYGEGGLPQGSCFESFTGEEVHATYMKDQNGCVVSNPRGKGVVYSFGFYYGYSYSAKVAPHVPLEQKNNELYPIPMMKSDIAKDLIGRHLKPSCGFHQTNVETAVFDNGIVVVNHSSYPVLLKALVGQRHFQYPVNEDLLLPRTAVFIELFPAGQTS, encoded by the coding sequence ATGATTGATCAAAACAACAAGGAGCCTTATATCAACGTATGGGCAGGGAATTTTTACAAACCGGCTTTTGATGATGAGGGCTTCGTGCAATATTCTGTCAAATTGGCTAAGCGGCTTGGCTTTAACAGCTTTCTTCTGGACGCTAAGGCCTGGGAAGATTTTCGAGACAGATACCAGGGGCTTGAAGCGAGCCAGTACTTGAAGATGATTGAGTTTACCATCAAGACACTCCAAGAGCACGGGATGAGCCATGAGTTTCTGGCTTTGTATTTGAACGGCGACAACTTATACCCGAATATTCGATTCAGCCCGCCTATTTATGGAGATTCAGTGGTGAATCCGGACGGCTCCAACGGAAAATGGTATCGATACTGGTCATCTAAAGCGCAGGATTCCATGATGGAGCATGTACAAGGCTTGTTAACCACATACGGCGAGAATGGCACAAGTGTCGAGGTGAACGGGCAAATCAGAAAACCGATTTGCAGCATGTGGGATCCTATTGTCGCACCTAGCTTTGACGAGGAGGGGATCGCAAGGTATGTCGATTGGTTATCTGGAGCTTATCATGATGACATTCATGCTTTTAATCAAAAGTATGGGACATCGTTTACAGCGTTCGCCGATTTAGCTCCAGCTGATTATTGGTATGAGTTGGCATACAGAGACGAAGCTATGTACACCGCAGAGGATGTGGCGGGATTGGCTCCTAAGGCCGTCATGTGGGCAGACAATATGAAATGGAGAAAAGAAGAGCTTTGCCGGTACTTTGAGTCCATGCAGAGACGTTTCAAAGAGTGGGACGAGTCCTTGTACTTATGTCCGAATTTGGCCCAGTGGAGCTACTTCCTGAATATTGATGGGTCGCTGCTCTCAAATGTAGGCTTCAGTGACCTATGGGATACTGCCATGCGAGGTCTTGATATTTATGCTTTGGCGCCCTATGTGGATACGGCTCACTTTATCACCGTTCCTGTTACGCCTTACGGAGATGCTGATCCTTACATCGTGTCTTGTCAGCACAGCATGATGCGGGCGATGAACGATGGCAGGGGATTTGTAGGAGGAATTTACTGGGGAAGGTTTCTGTATAACGATATCTATGCAACCGTAACTCCTTGTGAAATCGTTGGGAGCATTGTAGCCAGCGGTGCAAAAGGATATACCTCCTACGGAATGTGCGGTCTTGATGATGGTGGAGTTCTGCATCGTATGGGCGAAGACTTCCAAGACTCTCTTGCTGCTGCAAATCAATGGGCAAAGCGCGTTATTCCGATGATCCAAGGGAATAGAAGAAAGGATATTGCGCTCCTGTTCCCATCAGCGATGTCAACATTCGAACCGATGTCTGTAGACGGGAATAAAGAACGCAGAATGGATCTGCTGGGCTGGTTTAAATCCTGCTGTGACGCCGGATATTCCGCGGACATTATCGATCTCGTCATGATTGAGAAGAATTATTTGGACAACTACAAAGTCCTCATTATAAGCGCGAATGATTGTTATCTCCTAGAACCAAACTCGGAAGCTGAGAAACGGATCAGAGATTGGGTGCATCAAGGGGGCATTCTGCTGCATGGACCTGCCGATAAGCTTGTGGAATCGGCTCTGTCTATACAAGGTGCTGCTCATGAGCTTGATTGTATCCAGTATGGCGAAGGAGGATTGCCACAAGGGAGCTGTTTTGAGAGCTTTACAGGCGAGGAAGTCCATGCAACTTATATGAAGGACCAGAACGGCTGCGTAGTTTCCAATCCGAGGGGAAAAGGTGTAGTGTATTCCTTTGGCTTTTACTATGGGTATTCCTACAGTGCAAAAGTCGCTCCACATGTTCCGTTAGAACAGAAGAATAATGAGCTTTATCCGATCCCTATGATGAAAAGCGATATCGCCAAGGATCTGATTGGTCGGCATTTGAAGCCAAGTTGCGGGTTCCATCAAACGAATGTGGAAACCGCAGTATTTGATAATGGCATCGTCGTTGTGAATCATTCTTCTTATCCTGTCCTTTTGAAGGCATTAGTTGGCCAAAGGCACTTCCAATACCCAGTGAATGAAGATCTGTTATTGCCGCGAACCGCCGTCTTTATTGAGCTCTTCCCTGCTGGGCAAACATCTTAA
- a CDS encoding glycoside hydrolase family 88 protein: MDWVSEKSKYKIPYTAVNGNHDDRAAENPSGADADGICWWTNGFWGGMMWLMHHETGQDKYKEIANISEDYLDRCFEEFYGLHHDVGFMWLPTSVANYKVTKNPVSRKRALHAANLLAGRFNLAGGFIRAWNDLDEGDTRGWAIIDCMFNIPLLYWATEETGDPRFKQTAMKHADTAMSAFVRPDGSVHHIVEFDPFHGGVVRTYGGQGYEEGSSWTRGQTWALYGFMMSYIHTGKEEYLQTAKRIAHYFMANIPEDGVIPVDFRQPLEPKREDDTAAAIAACGLIEIAKAVGTYEKDVYLNAALKLLKTLDARSDWTQASDSIIQRGTESYHNRRHHLPIIYGDYYFMEAVFKLKGNDLYLW, encoded by the coding sequence ATGGACTGGGTTAGTGAAAAATCGAAATATAAAATTCCTTATACAGCAGTTAACGGAAATCATGATGACAGGGCAGCTGAGAATCCTAGCGGTGCGGATGCAGATGGCATTTGCTGGTGGACCAACGGCTTCTGGGGCGGCATGATGTGGCTTATGCACCACGAGACCGGCCAAGACAAATATAAGGAAATCGCCAATATTTCAGAAGACTATCTGGATCGGTGCTTCGAGGAATTCTATGGTTTGCACCACGATGTGGGCTTCATGTGGCTGCCTACCAGTGTGGCCAATTATAAGGTGACGAAGAATCCTGTTTCACGTAAAAGAGCCCTGCATGCCGCCAATCTGTTAGCAGGAAGGTTCAATCTGGCGGGAGGCTTCATCCGTGCGTGGAACGATCTGGACGAAGGGGATACTAGAGGCTGGGCGATTATCGACTGTATGTTTAATATCCCTTTACTCTATTGGGCGACGGAGGAAACCGGTGATCCAAGATTTAAGCAAACTGCCATGAAGCATGCGGACACAGCAATGTCGGCGTTCGTACGCCCTGATGGTTCCGTTCATCACATCGTGGAATTTGATCCGTTTCACGGCGGGGTAGTCCGCACATACGGGGGACAAGGCTATGAAGAGGGCTCCTCTTGGACAAGAGGGCAGACGTGGGCTCTCTATGGCTTCATGATGAGCTATATCCATACCGGGAAGGAAGAGTATCTCCAGACCGCCAAGCGAATTGCTCATTATTTCATGGCCAATATTCCGGAAGACGGCGTCATTCCTGTGGATTTTCGCCAGCCCTTGGAGCCGAAGCGGGAGGATGACACAGCGGCGGCCATTGCAGCATGCGGGTTAATCGAGATTGCCAAAGCAGTCGGGACCTATGAGAAGGACGTATATCTGAATGCTGCGTTGAAGCTGCTGAAAACGCTGGATGCAAGGTCCGATTGGACACAGGCAAGCGATAGCATCATTCAGCGAGGCACCGAATCCTACCATAACAGGCGTCATCACCTTCCTATTATTTATGGGGATTATTATTTCATGGAAGCCGTGTTTAAGCTAAAGGGCAATGATTTGTATTTGTGGTAA
- a CDS encoding glycoside hydrolase family 43 protein, with amino-acid sequence MVIQNPILKGFHPDASAIRVGDDYYIATSTFEWFPGVLIHHSKDLVHWRPLARPLDRISLLDLKGVPSSGGIWAPSLSYDQGTFYLCYTHVVCRKGVYKDLHNYITTAPSIEGPWSEPVYLNASGFDHFLFHDTDGRKYVFNMQWDFRKNKNRFAGIIMQEYSPEERKLIGPVKRVTQGTHLGVTEGPMVYKKDGYYYLLVAEGGTGMNHAATLMRSRQVDGPYEVDPYYPLLTSFGHSEHPLQKAGHGSLVETQNGEWYMVHICSRSLPDGSGLSPLGRETSIQKVIWTEDGWLRLASGGQLPDLEVPAPDLPLHPFPVQPERDHFDKEELGLNWSTLRVPADDSWLTLRERSGYLRLYGRESLYSLHKQSMVARRIESFECEVETCLEFEPEDFTQMAGLVLYYDESDHFYVRVSYDDEHGKHLAVIVNDQGAYEEAEDYVAVHSWERCYLKATIRYEKVQFYYSADGIAWTPIGPSLYMGILADEYQGKLSFTGAFAGVCVQDLKGTRLHADFDYRE; translated from the coding sequence ATGGTCATTCAGAATCCAATTTTGAAAGGCTTTCATCCCGATGCATCGGCGATTCGAGTCGGCGATGACTATTATATCGCTACATCTACCTTTGAATGGTTTCCCGGCGTGCTGATTCATCATTCCAAGGACTTGGTTCATTGGCGTCCGCTGGCACGACCTTTGGATCGGATCAGCCTGCTGGATTTAAAAGGGGTTCCCAGTTCCGGCGGTATCTGGGCTCCGTCACTTAGCTATGATCAAGGTACTTTTTACTTGTGCTACACCCATGTAGTTTGCCGTAAAGGGGTTTACAAAGACTTGCACAATTACATCACAACCGCACCATCCATCGAGGGTCCATGGTCGGAACCGGTGTATCTCAATGCAAGCGGCTTTGACCATTTCTTGTTTCATGATACAGACGGTCGAAAGTATGTGTTCAATATGCAGTGGGATTTCCGGAAGAACAAAAACCGCTTTGCCGGAATCATCATGCAGGAATACAGCCCAGAGGAACGGAAACTGATCGGTCCGGTCAAAAGGGTTACACAAGGAACCCATCTGGGAGTAACCGAAGGGCCTATGGTTTACAAGAAAGACGGCTATTACTATCTGTTGGTGGCGGAAGGCGGAACAGGGATGAATCATGCAGCAACCTTGATGCGTTCCCGGCAAGTTGATGGACCCTATGAGGTGGACCCGTATTATCCTCTGCTTACCTCATTCGGGCATTCGGAGCATCCTCTGCAGAAGGCCGGTCACGGAAGCTTGGTCGAGACGCAGAACGGTGAGTGGTACATGGTGCACATTTGCAGCCGCAGTTTGCCGGATGGCAGCGGATTAAGTCCTTTAGGCAGGGAGACATCGATCCAAAAGGTCATCTGGACAGAAGACGGCTGGCTTCGGCTTGCATCGGGAGGGCAACTGCCCGATCTTGAGGTACCGGCACCGGATCTGCCGCTGCATCCATTCCCTGTCCAACCGGAGCGGGACCATTTTGACAAGGAAGAACTGGGCTTGAATTGGTCCACGCTGCGGGTTCCCGCTGACGACTCATGGCTAACGCTTCGGGAGAGATCAGGATATTTGCGTTTGTATGGCCGGGAATCGCTCTATTCTTTGCATAAGCAGAGTATGGTCGCCCGAAGAATAGAGAGCTTCGAGTGCGAGGTGGAGACCTGTTTGGAATTCGAACCCGAGGATTTTACCCAAATGGCCGGGCTGGTGCTTTATTACGACGAGTCGGATCACTTCTATGTCAGAGTCTCCTATGATGACGAGCATGGCAAACATCTCGCAGTTATCGTTAACGATCAAGGTGCCTACGAGGAAGCGGAGGACTATGTCGCGGTTCATAGCTGGGAGAGGTGTTACCTGAAGGCAACGATTCGATATGAAAAAGTCCAGTTTTATTATTCAGCCGACGGGATCGCGTGGACGCCGATCGGTCCTAGCCTGTACATGGGGATTTTAGCTGATGAATATCAAGGAAAGCTTTCCTTCACAGGGGCATTCGCAGGCGTATGCGTGCAAGATTTAAAGGGAACTCGTCTCCATGCGGATTTTGATTACCGCGAATAG
- a CDS encoding AraC family transcriptional regulator produces the protein MDESIRIEQALQQLALLIRTHAPSNGTHQTPVPSLMLMHATEPSEPLESVYKPSICVVAQGAKTATLAEETFRYDPSTYLVTSVELPIVGRITEASSDTPYLSLKLSFEADMIVDMIKESTLTGEAPAEACRGITVNRTTPSLLEAIIRLMQLLRTPEDAKVLAPLVIREILYRVLQSEQGSLFRQFAVIGSQAHHIAQAIQLINRQYDRPLLIEQLANSVNMSTSAFHKHFKRVTAMSPLQYQKTVRLQEARRLMLTETMQASDAAFRVGYESPSQFSREYARMYGRPPKLDVQRLRGS, from the coding sequence ATGGATGAATCTATACGCATAGAGCAAGCCTTGCAGCAATTGGCGTTATTAATTCGCACGCATGCTCCGAGTAACGGCACACATCAAACACCTGTACCTTCTTTGATGCTTATGCATGCCACAGAGCCCTCTGAACCGTTAGAATCTGTCTATAAACCTTCCATATGTGTGGTAGCTCAAGGGGCAAAGACCGCCACATTAGCCGAAGAAACCTTTCGGTATGATCCCTCCACTTATCTGGTCACTTCTGTTGAACTTCCAATTGTAGGAAGAATTACGGAAGCCTCGTCCGACACTCCGTACTTAAGCTTAAAGCTTAGCTTTGAAGCCGACATGATTGTGGATATGATCAAGGAAAGCACCCTCACGGGGGAAGCACCTGCCGAAGCCTGTCGTGGTATCACCGTGAACAGAACGACACCTTCCCTGCTCGAGGCCATCATACGGCTCATGCAGCTATTACGTACGCCTGAAGATGCGAAGGTCCTGGCTCCGCTTGTCATTCGAGAAATTCTGTATCGAGTGCTGCAAAGCGAGCAAGGGTCCCTGTTTCGTCAATTCGCGGTTATTGGCAGCCAGGCTCACCATATTGCCCAAGCGATTCAGTTGATTAACAGGCAGTACGACCGGCCGCTCCTGATTGAACAGCTTGCGAATTCTGTAAACATGAGTACATCAGCCTTTCACAAGCATTTCAAGCGTGTCACAGCGATGAGCCCGCTGCAATACCAGAAAACCGTGCGCTTACAAGAAGCACGCCGCTTGATGTTGACGGAAACCATGCAAGCCTCCGATGCGGCCTTCCGCGTAGGCTACGAAAGTCCATCCCAGTTCAGCCGGGAATATGCCCGAATGTACGGACGACCGCCAAAGTTGGATGTTCAGAGGCTTCGCGGTTCATAG
- a CDS encoding amidase: MLITNDRKELLQMGAVEMAKGIREGYFTSQELVEAHIERIMEINPVLHAVAIPLFEEARLAAKRADLQAAKGGELGPLHGVPVTVKESLDVAGTPSTWGLPHRQGKLSQADDPGVALLKQAGAIVIGKSNIMQLLMGCESVNPLYGRVRNPWRPEERSSGGSSGGEAAIIAAGGSPLGLGTDVGGSIRTPSHFCGIHGLKPTPGRVPSGKPEGIVHVLPEAAMMASTGPMARRVEDLVLAMEILSTPEYLKQSPIRPSSSLSIQGLHVGFYTTDGILAPSSALQRTVREAADALAQCGAIVKEFVLPEPEFALHQFYSLMSAGGAAGIERSLNGDEMSAQLAGVHRSFGLTKGKKRFVSGILRLLGQKIVGHHIVPYLGAKTEDERHELVRQQELYRQRFLKEMERQQVDVLISPPFLTPSIQHDQSLQMSYEGSYALMYNYLQMPAGIVSTTRVRMDEVAARLRSSDKTVQAANKVDEHSAGLPVGVQVAAPPWREDLVLTVMACLEEQFMQTEEYPVGKLGHDGDSKLFI; encoded by the coding sequence ATGCTAATAACTAACGATCGAAAAGAACTGCTGCAGATGGGGGCAGTTGAGATGGCCAAAGGGATTCGTGAGGGATACTTTACTTCTCAGGAATTGGTTGAAGCTCATATTGAGCGAATTATGGAAATAAATCCTGTGCTACATGCAGTAGCCATTCCGCTGTTTGAGGAAGCGCGGCTTGCTGCTAAGCGGGCGGATCTCCAAGCAGCTAAGGGAGGGGAGCTGGGGCCATTGCACGGCGTTCCTGTGACGGTTAAGGAATCTCTTGATGTCGCGGGAACTCCCAGCACGTGGGGTCTCCCGCACCGTCAGGGCAAGCTGTCGCAGGCTGACGACCCAGGCGTTGCCCTGCTCAAGCAGGCAGGGGCGATTGTTATCGGCAAAAGCAACATCATGCAGCTGTTAATGGGGTGCGAGTCAGTCAACCCATTGTACGGACGGGTGCGCAACCCGTGGCGTCCGGAGGAGCGGTCCTCCGGCGGAAGCAGCGGCGGCGAAGCGGCCATCATAGCAGCCGGAGGTTCGCCTCTCGGCCTTGGTACCGATGTCGGCGGCAGTATCCGCACACCGTCCCACTTTTGCGGCATCCATGGCTTGAAGCCGACTCCAGGACGAGTGCCTTCAGGCAAACCGGAGGGCATCGTTCACGTCCTACCGGAAGCGGCGATGATGGCGAGCACGGGGCCGATGGCCCGGCGGGTCGAGGATCTCGTGCTTGCTATGGAGATTCTTTCGACGCCGGAGTACTTGAAGCAATCGCCTATTCGACCATCCAGCTCTCTGTCTATTCAAGGGCTGCACGTTGGCTTCTATACGACGGACGGCATTCTGGCTCCATCATCTGCCCTTCAACGCACAGTTCGAGAAGCGGCCGACGCCTTGGCACAATGCGGCGCAATCGTCAAAGAATTCGTGCTGCCCGAGCCTGAATTTGCACTTCATCAATTCTACTCGCTCATGTCGGCGGGGGGAGCAGCCGGCATTGAACGATCGTTGAATGGTGACGAAATGTCGGCGCAATTAGCCGGTGTCCATCGATCGTTCGGACTTACTAAAGGCAAGAAACGGTTTGTTTCTGGAATCCTTCGTTTACTTGGGCAGAAAATCGTGGGCCATCATATCGTTCCGTATCTCGGAGCAAAGACAGAAGATGAACGACACGAGCTTGTTCGGCAGCAGGAGCTTTACAGGCAAAGATTTCTTAAAGAAATGGAGCGGCAACAAGTTGATGTTCTCATCTCGCCGCCATTCCTGACACCATCCATCCAGCACGATCAATCCCTACAAATGTCCTATGAAGGCTCGTATGCACTGATGTACAACTATTTGCAAATGCCTGCGGGGATCGTTAGCACAACCCGTGTCCGAATGGATGAAGTGGCTGCCCGCCTCCGCAGCAGCGACAAGACCGTGCAGGCTGCAAATAAGGTCGATGAACACAGTGCCGGACTGCCTGTCGGCGTACAGGTTGCCGCCCCTCCGTGGCGAGAAGATCTGGTGTTGACGGTTATGGCATGTCTGGAGGAGCAGTTCATGCAGACGGAGGAGTATCCGGTTGGGAAGCTCGGTCACGATGGCGATTCCAAGCTTTTCATCTAG